From Spiroplasma monobiae MQ-1, a single genomic window includes:
- a CDS encoding MBL fold metallo-hydrolase — MIQVFTCDEFKRVNAFLMHNKDKKAILFDTGYFAYKDIIKFVEENQIQITDIFITHGHFAHFYGINEICKSQNNPNVFVGKEDLLNLFDPTKNMSDFFEGVEKYIASPIKNLKVISAETTVELNGYNVNIYKKDSHTEGSLMFSIPERKLIFTGDFILKDESYLIDGIMQLQDEKEKNAKQIFNWLISSFDEDYSIFSGHYHFGFKIKNILEDKEAELLRKYIEKK; from the coding sequence ATGATACAAGTATTCACTTGTGATGAATTTAAAAGAGTAAATGCATTCTTAATGCATAATAAAGACAAAAAAGCTATCTTGTTTGATACAGGATACTTTGCATATAAAGATATAATTAAATTTGTAGAAGAAAATCAAATTCAAATTACAGATATTTTTATAACACATGGACACTTCGCTCATTTCTATGGAATAAATGAGATATGTAAAAGTCAAAACAATCCTAATGTTTTTGTGGGAAAAGAGGATTTATTAAATCTATTTGATCCAACAAAAAACATGAGCGACTTTTTTGAAGGTGTTGAAAAATATATAGCAAGCCCAATAAAAAATTTAAAAGTTATTTCAGCAGAAACAACTGTTGAGCTAAATGGATATAATGTAAATATTTATAAGAAAGATTCTCATACTGAGGGTTCATTGATGTTTTCAATCCCTGAGAGAAAACTAATCTTTACAGGAGATTTTATTCTGAAAGATGAAAGTTATTTAATTGATGGAATTATGCAATTACAAGATGAGAAAGAAAAAAATGCTAAGCAAATATTTAATTGATTAATTAGCAGTTTTGATGAAGATTATTCTATTTTTTCAGGACACTATCATTTTGGTTTCAAAATCAAAAATATTCTTGAAGACAAAGAAGCTGAATTATTAAGAAAATATATTGAAAAAAAATAG
- the plsY gene encoding glycerol-3-phosphate 1-O-acyltransferase PlsY, with amino-acid sequence MNWWEMLAGTAIASVIAYLIGSFSFSITIVKLKTKKDVRDEGSKNAGATNASRIIGKKWGVAIMIFDALKIILASSIALGLSQIPTPIFQGTLLLVPGLFALIGHCWPIYYKFKGGKAVSCFIGLMFTINYLMGLVMFATWLTLVLVTRKVSIGSIFAAIVTAILMWVPQISGLSSFDIDGSGFATIYATGSYSAVWFNKYHTINESGVFDSFLIINLITTISMIILLARHWQNIQRLIKGTEPAFLKERKSKSETKVKTAKTEKTKKENNKNKSTANE; translated from the coding sequence ATGAACTGATGAGAGATGTTGGCTGGAACGGCAATTGCTTCTGTTATAGCTTACTTAATAGGTAGTTTTTCTTTCTCAATTACAATTGTTAAATTAAAAACAAAAAAAGATGTAAGAGATGAAGGAAGTAAAAATGCTGGAGCAACAAACGCAAGTAGAATAATAGGTAAAAAATGAGGGGTTGCTATCATGATATTTGATGCCTTAAAAATTATTCTAGCAAGTTCTATAGCTTTAGGGTTAAGTCAAATACCTACCCCTATTTTCCAAGGAACATTATTATTGGTTCCTGGATTATTTGCACTAATTGGTCACTGTTGACCAATATACTACAAATTCAAAGGCGGAAAAGCTGTTAGTTGTTTCATTGGTTTAATGTTTACAATAAATTACTTAATGGGACTTGTAATGTTTGCAACTTGACTAACACTTGTTCTTGTTACAAGAAAAGTAAGTATTGGGTCAATCTTTGCTGCAATAGTTACAGCAATATTAATGTGAGTTCCTCAAATTTCGGGATTAAGTTCATTTGATATTGATGGATCTGGGTTTGCAACAATTTATGCAACTGGAAGTTACTCTGCTGTTTGATTTAATAAATACCACACTATAAATGAATCGGGAGTTTTCGATAGTTTCCTAATTATTAATTTAATAACAACAATTTCTATGATTATATTATTGGCAAGACACTGACAAAACATTCAACGTTTAATAAAGGGTACTGAACCAGCCTTCTTAAAAGAAAGAAAATCTAAAAGTGAAACTAAAGTAAAAACAGCTAAAACAGAAAAAACTAAAAAAGAAAATAATAAAAATAAAAGCACTGCAAATGAGTAG